DNA sequence from the Streptomyces sp. HUAS 15-9 genome:
TGGATCGCCGGCGGCCGGACGTGCGCGCTGAGCTGGCTGGACATCGACCACTTCAAACAGGTCAACGACGGTGCGGGGTTCGCGGCGGGCGACGAGCTGATCCGGTCGGTGGGGCGGGCGCTGCGGGACGCGGCGTCCGGGGCCACGCACGTGGGGCACATCGGCGGGGACGACTTCCTGGTGCTCGCGGACGAGGACGGGCTGGATCCGGTGGTCTCCGCCGTGCTCGACGCGCCCTGGTCGGCGGGCGGCCGTCCCGTCACGCTGTCCCTCGCCACCGTCATCTGCCTGCCGGGCAGCGTCGCCGACCACCGGCAGGCCGCCGCGTGTCTGGCGCCCCTGAAGAAGGCCGCGAAGGCGCTGAGCGGGGTCAGTTGGGTGCTGGGGAGAGCGGGACTGCCCGGACACGAGATAAGGCGGGGCACGGGGGTGAGGGCCGCCCAGGCCGGGTACGCGGCCGTGGAGCGCCTCGGCTGACCGGCCGCCCCGGCGTGCTCCCGTCGACCGGGTGACGCGGGGCCGAACGGCCACCCCTGTGCGCCCGTTGGGGGTTCACGGTGCCCGGGCGAGCGGCTGTCATCATTGCCGTCCACGACCTTGACGCTCTGAAGACGCCGGTGAACACTTCCCGGTGTCGGTCGGCATCGCCGTACATTCTCGGCGTTATCAGGCACTGCGCCGCGGGCCGCTCCTGAGCCATGGTCCGTTCCCGCGCTGGCGATTCGACTACGACGGCACGCTCGTCACGGACGCCGGGCGGGGCGCGGGACCCTCCTCGCTCTCGGCTGAAGTAGCCAAGGGAACCGTTCCTGCTCGGACCACCGGGGTCGACCCGGCCAGCGTCTAGGAGCCGCCATGAGCAATGGAGACATATTCGTCGGCGAGATCATCGGTACCGCCATCCTGATCCTCTTCGGTGCCGGGGTCTGTGCCGCCGTCACCCTCAGATACTCCAAGGCACGCGCCTCGGGGTGGGTCGTGATCGCGTTCGGCTGGGGATTCGGCGTGCTGGCGGGCGCGTACACCGCCGCTCCCCTGTCCGGCGGGCACCTCAACCCCGCCGTCACCATCGGTATCGCCGTGGACACCGGCAAGTGGGACAAGGTCTGGGTGTATCTGCTGGGCCAGCTCGTCGGCGCGATGCTCGGCGCCGTGCTGGCGTATCTGGTCTACCTCGCCCAGTTCCAGGCGAACGTCCACAAGGAGGACTCTTCGGAGGAACCGACTCCGACCCTCGGCATCTTCGCCACCATCCCGGAGATCCGGAATCCCGCCGCCAACCTCATCACGGAGATCATCGCGACGATGTCGCTGGTCCTGCCCATCCTCGCGTTCGGGCTGACCAAAGGACTCGGCGAGTCCGGCACCACCGTGCTCATCGTCTCGCTGCTCGTCGTCGGCATCGGACTCTCCCTCGGCGGGCCCACCGGCTATGCCATCAACCCGACGCGCGACCTCGGCCCGCGCATCGTGCACACCTTCCTGCCGATCCCCAACAAGGGGACGTCCGACTGGGGTTACGCCTGGATCCCGGTCGTCGGCCCGCTGATCGGCGGA
Encoded proteins:
- a CDS encoding MIP/aquaporin family protein gives rise to the protein MSNGDIFVGEIIGTAILILFGAGVCAAVTLRYSKARASGWVVIAFGWGFGVLAGAYTAAPLSGGHLNPAVTIGIAVDTGKWDKVWVYLLGQLVGAMLGAVLAYLVYLAQFQANVHKEDSSEEPTPTLGIFATIPEIRNPAANLITEIIATMSLVLPILAFGLTKGLGESGTTVLIVSLLVVGIGLSLGGPTGYAINPTRDLGPRIVHTFLPIPNKGTSDWGYAWIPVVGPLIGGALAGLVYNVAF